In the genome of Diabrotica undecimpunctata isolate CICGRU chromosome 2, icDiaUnde3, whole genome shotgun sequence, the window CGTATCCAAGATAATGAAATAGTCGAATCACAGAAAAATTGAACCTTATTTATTGACATTCCCATGGCTGCTTGAACTTGTTTGACCAACCTTGCACCCAGTAAGCATCCACACAATTCTAATCTAGGTAAAGACACCACTTTTAGTGGAGCTACCTTGCTCTTTGCGCAAAGCAGATTTACGTAATTATTTCCATTTGTATCTGTTGATTTTATGAATAAAACAGCCCCATAAGCCACTTCGGAGGCATCTGTAAAACAATGAAGCTCTATTCCGACGTTGTTTGTACAAATTGCTTGACGACTAATACTGATTTTTCTAAGCTCATCTATTTGACTCCTGAAACGTACCCAAATTGTTTGTATATCTAACGGAACCGACTCGTCCCATGTCAGATTTAATTTCCAAAGCTGTTGCATGATTAACTTTGCTCGAATAACAACTGGCCCAAGCAATCCCATTGGATCAAAAATACGCGCAATTGTTGACAAAATAATCCTTTTCGTTACTCTTGTTTGAGATTTATCAATATTGATGCTATACCGTAAGGTATCCTCGTTTGAGTTCCATAAAACTCCTAATGTGTTTGTGACGTCCTTATCCGAAAAATAGTGTTCAATATCTACACTTGAATCCCTCTCGTCGTTTAAAATTTCCTTTTGATTCGATACCCATTTTCTCAATGAGAATCCGCCCCCCTTGAGGATATCTGTAATTTTAGTCTTTAAATTTCGAACGTTTTCAATTGTATCACCACCTGTCAATAAATCATCGACATAAAaatcttttaatattgttttgcttGCTTCTGGATAGATGTCCAAATTGTCAAGAGCTGTTTGATGAAGACATCTAATTGATAGAAATGATGCGCAAGCTGTTCCGTATGTGACCGTATTCAGAACGTATGTCTGAATTGGTTCCTCCCTATTAAATCGCCATAAAATCCTTTGTAGATTTCTATGTTCTTGTTTCACTTGCACTTGCCTATACATCTTGGCAATATCTGCACCCATTACGACAGAATGCCTTCGAAACCTTAGAAGAATATCAAACAAATTGTCTTGTAGTTTAGGTCCTACCATTAATGTGTCGTTCAATGAAATACCAGTATCTGTAGACGCTGAACCATCGAAAACTACCCTTAATTTTGTGGTAATAGAATTTTGTTTGAATACTCCGTGATGTGGTAAGTAGTAACTATTCCCTCTCTGCATGGAAGGTGTTTCTTCTGAAGTTAATTTTGACATATGCCCCAAATCTATATATTCTCGAATAAATGCATGATACGACTCTCGTAATTCTTCATCCTTTTCTAACCTTCTTTCGAGCTGTTTGAATCGTTTTTCTGCCAAAAATGACGAGTTTCCTAACTGATTTATGTTGTCACGTAGCAACAAGTTTACTCTAAAAcgtccttcttcattttttactGTTGTTTCCTTGAAGATCCTTTCGCATTCTTGTTCCTCTTTGGTTGATTTGTGTTCCTCACTGAGTTCCTCCAACAACCAGaatttttctatttgtttatGTATGGAACTGTTGACAGAAAAGTTGCAAGTATGTGCttcgatttttgaaaaatatgacATGTTTTGCTGGGAAGTTATAGCTCCCGCTACCACCCATCCAAATTTCGTTTTTTGAACCGTCAAGTTAGTATTTTCTATACGCACTTGTCCCACGCATAAAAGTTGCCAAAAGACCGATGAACCTAAGATCATGTCTACCCTGGTAGATATACCAAAATGTTCGTCTGCAAGAGTTATTCTTTCCGGAATTTGAATTGATTTTAAATTGATATCAATTGCTGGGAGATTGCTAACAATGTCATTTATTACCAAAAATGAAGCCTTGAATGAATAATTATTAACCCTTGAATTGACCATAGCATCTACTGCATGTGTGATTTTAGTAGAACTCTGACCTATACCCTTAACCGAAATATCCATATGTTTTGGTGTTAACCCTAGTTTCTCAAAGAACTCCCGTGACATAAAATTGGATTGTGATCCTGAATCTAAAAGTACCCTTCCTTCATGTTTAAGCCCATCTTTACCGGTGATATAAACAATCGCTGTGGAAAGCAAAATAACTGTTTCCGAATTTTGTCTTAAATTGTTGCCCATAAAGAGATGATTATCATTAACCAAATAACCCTGATTTTCATTTTCCCCTAGACTAACGGATGGAAATGCCCCAATATTTCCTTGCTCTTCTTGAGTTGTGTTACCTTGATTTATTTCCCtcctaaaattattatttgatgATGAATGCGTTGCATACCCTTGATAACGCGATTGATTTGAAGCATTAGTGTCAGTTAAGTGATGGTCTAATTGTGCCCTTGAACCATCTTGTATATGATGAGAGCAGTTCCTGTTATTTGCTCTTGATTCTAAATGATTCTCAACTCTTGGCGGTTGAGCTTGTGCCCTCGTGTAGTTTCCTGTAGCTGGTGTCCTTGAATTTGTGCGAAAAGTTGAATCATGGAGGAGAGAATGATGTTTCCTCCCACAAGATTTGCAACCTCCTAATTTACAGTCTGGAACCCCGTGTCCTAGCTGTAAACAATTCCAACATGATTTTGTTCTTTTGACTTCTTCCCGTTTTGCGCCTAATTGCAAATTGATAAATTTTCTACAAGTATATGCCTTGTGTCTTCCTTcgcaaaattgacatttatcctcCACGGCTACAAATGATCTACTATTGCCTACCTTTACCCTGTGATCTGTACCTTTAAAACCCTGTTTGCTTGCCTCCATCACCTCCAGCATTTGACATTTTCTTTCCAAAAAACCTTGAAAATCCACCATTGTGGAGAATTTGTCATGTAATCCTTCCTTATGCCATTCTTTCCTTGTAATTGGGTCCAGCTTTTGCTCCAAAATATATATCAGCAGAATATCCCATTTTTCAACATCTTCCTCCAATGATATCAATGCTCGAAGATTCTTCCTTATCGTATCCAAAAAGTTCCTTAATTGAACTCC includes:
- the LOC140433744 gene encoding uncharacterized protein; the encoded protein is MSVHEIDGGDREQLRNELNRLQKKRATVKGQLSRFETFTNKYIKEQGAQLPDRLDKCRELWREFNDIQSEIEIILDDSENAENERSDFEEKYFRLIAWAEVKLRELNISGNVSTGETSQNITFPQSPRIDRNVKLPTIDIPSYQGSYTGWLEFHNTFNVLIHNNENLTNVQRFHYLKNSLKGEAAGVIRSLEVSDRNYEEAWSLLKSRYENKKLIAMSHIDSLYNFPNLGKEDGVQLRNFLDTIRKNLRALISLEEDVEKWDILLIYILEQKLDPITRKEWHKEGLHDKFSTMVDFQGFLERKCQMLEVMEASKQGFKGTDHRVKVGNSRSFVAVEDKCQFCEGRHKAYTCRKFINLQLGAKREEVKRTKSCWNCLQLGHGVPDCKLGGCKSCGRKHHSLLHDSTFRTNSRTPATGNYTRAQAQPPRVENHLESRANNRNCSHHIQDGSRAQLDHHLTDTNASNQSRYQGYATHSSSNNNFRREINQGNTTQEEQGNIGAFPSVSLGENENQGYLVNDNHLFMGNNLRQNSETVILLSTAIVYITGKDGLKHEGRVLLDSGSQSNFMSREFFEKLGLTPKHMDISVKGIGQSSTKITHAVDAMVNSRVNNYSFKASFLVINDIVSNLPAIDINLKSIQIPERITLADEHFGISTRVDMILGSSVFWQLLCVGQVRIENTNLTVQKTKFGWVVAGAITSQQNMSYFSKIEAHTCNFSVNSSIHKQIEKFWLLEELSEEHKSTKEEQECERIFKETTVKNEEGRFRVNLLLRDNINQLGNSSFLAEKRFKQLERRLEKDEELRESYHAFIREYIDLGHMSKLTSEETPSMQRGNSYYLPHHGVFKQNSITTKLRVVFDGSASTDTGISLNDTLMVGPKLQDNLFDILLRFRRHSVVMGADIAKMYRQVQVKQEHRNLQRILWRFNREEPIQTYVLNTVTYGTACASFLSIRCLHQTALDNLDIYPEASKTILKDFYVDDLLTGGDTIENVRNLKTKITDILKGGGFSLRKWVSNQKEILNDERDSSVDIEHYFSDKDVTNTLGVLWNSNEDTLRYSINIDKSQTRVTKRIILSTIARIFDPMGLLGPVVIRAKLIMQQLWKLNLTWDESVPLDIQTIWVRFRSQIDELRKISISRQAICTNNVGIELHCFTDASEVAYGAVLFIKSTDTNGNNYVNLLCAKSKVAPLKVVSLPRLELCGCLLGARLVKQVQAAMGMSINKVQFFCDSTISLSWIRGEPSQWQTFVSHRVAEIQELSSVTSWRHISSKDNPADVISRGIDPDQLLKCKLWWEGPEWLKLESNLWPEAVVNNIQEIPERKQKSVLSCTSTVSVIMINKFSNFTRIQRVWAYCLRFINNCQSSNTKLSGTLQADEIHKATIHLIKFVQAEAFKTELKTLKSLVIVKGNSKLISLRPFIDEQGLIRLGGRLERANISYEQRHPIILPNNNHLTDLIVRGEHLKNMHAGPQLLLGIIRLKYWPIQGFRTVSKVTRRCITCFKVKPVTQNPIMGNLPVERITPSKPFTNTGVDYCGPFDIKVSRLRGESFVKAYICIFVCLSVKAVHLELAFDLTTEAFINCFKRFIARRGLCQNIFSDNGTNFVGARNHFNDLHSFLTNPGNQTKFTEFFSNFNIIWSFNPPRSPHFGGIWEAGVRSVKFHLRRVMGNERLGYDEFNTVITQIESCLNSRPLTPLTENPEDLEVLTPGHFLIGCSLKCLPQEDLRQHNPCRISRFHHVTQIIQHFWDKWSKEYLSHLQTRSKWRTSSSRQLQIGDMVIIKDDDLPPLKWQMGRVIDVHPGRDNVVRVATVRTSNGQFKRGVNKLCVLPIDVK